Proteins from one Amycolatopsis benzoatilytica AK 16/65 genomic window:
- a CDS encoding TIGR03085 family metal-binding protein yields MGLAKDERHALSDLFEELGPDEPTLCEGWKTRDLAAHLVVREHRPDAMPGIVIPALAGYTQRVQDDVAARSWPELVDQVRRGPSRWWPTSPGKVDELVNSAEFLVHHEDVRRAQPGWEPRPADPSRDAAVWRLIPRIAKLNLRKSPVGVLLRTPGGETASVKSGTPVVTVIGEPVELLLFIFGRDAVRLEFEGDAAAIERLKNTPRGL; encoded by the coding sequence ATGGGCCTCGCCAAGGATGAACGCCACGCACTGAGCGACCTCTTCGAGGAGCTCGGCCCGGACGAGCCGACGTTGTGCGAAGGCTGGAAGACGCGGGACCTGGCCGCGCATCTGGTCGTGCGGGAGCATCGGCCGGACGCGATGCCGGGCATCGTGATTCCCGCGCTCGCCGGCTACACGCAGCGCGTGCAGGACGACGTCGCGGCCCGCTCCTGGCCAGAGCTGGTCGACCAGGTCCGCCGCGGGCCGTCGCGCTGGTGGCCGACGTCGCCCGGCAAGGTCGACGAGCTCGTGAACAGTGCGGAATTCCTGGTGCACCACGAGGATGTCCGCCGCGCTCAGCCGGGCTGGGAACCGCGGCCCGCCGACCCGTCTCGCGACGCGGCAGTGTGGCGGCTGATCCCGCGGATCGCCAAGCTGAACCTGCGGAAGTCGCCGGTCGGCGTGCTGCTGCGGACCCCTGGCGGCGAGACGGCGTCGGTGAAATCGGGTACGCCGGTGGTCACCGTGATCGGCGAACCGGTGGAGCTGCTGCTGTTCATTTTCGGCCGGGACGCGGTGCGGCTGGAGTTCGAGGGCGACGCCGCTGCGATCGAGCGGTTGAAGAACACTCCGCGCGGGCTCTGA